The Lacipirellula parvula genome window below encodes:
- a CDS encoding DUF1254 domain-containing protein: MSTQRFIQRGLVILALFATLRTAAAEETVFDAVPSGIEAYIYGYPLVTMEMTRRAMTNVEKPAGTRAPMGQFVRMREYPTAQFRDVTAPNADTLYTTAWIDVSKEPWVLSLPDAHDRYYLFPMLDAWTNVFQVPGKRTTGTGAQKYAITGPGWKGKLPADVIEYKSPTSIVWLLGRIYCTGTPEDYAAVHKLQDEISIVPLSSYGKAYTPPAGKVDPSVDMKTAVREQVNALSADDYFNLLAKLMKDNPPAAADAPMLAKMARLGIVPGQPFDSSKLGPVAKEAFSKVPKLANEKIMLWLKEGIVAGDMKLEHGWLFTTKTGEYGVNYIQRALITAIGLGANRPQDAVYPTSEGPNVLKSYTGAKKYVMHFPKGQLPPAQGFWSLTMYDKDYFFVENPINRQSISARQPLKSNSDGSVDLYIQNESPGAELESNWLPAPKDKFILMLRLYWPKETPPSIIDGSWEVPAVKAVD; the protein is encoded by the coding sequence ATGAGCACTCAACGCTTCATTCAACGTGGCCTTGTCATCCTCGCGCTCTTCGCGACGCTCCGCACAGCGGCAGCCGAAGAAACCGTTTTCGATGCCGTTCCTTCCGGCATCGAGGCGTACATCTACGGCTATCCGTTGGTGACGATGGAAATGACTCGGCGGGCGATGACCAACGTCGAGAAGCCCGCCGGCACACGCGCGCCGATGGGGCAGTTCGTTAGGATGCGCGAGTATCCCACCGCTCAGTTCCGCGATGTGACGGCGCCCAATGCCGACACGCTATATACCACCGCATGGATTGACGTGAGTAAAGAGCCGTGGGTGCTGAGTTTGCCCGATGCCCACGACCGGTACTACCTCTTCCCGATGCTCGATGCTTGGACTAACGTCTTTCAAGTGCCCGGCAAGCGGACCACCGGCACGGGGGCGCAGAAGTATGCGATCACCGGGCCAGGTTGGAAAGGAAAGCTGCCGGCAGACGTCATTGAATACAAGTCGCCGACTTCGATCGTCTGGCTGCTCGGGCGGATCTACTGCACGGGAACTCCGGAAGACTACGCGGCCGTCCACAAGCTGCAGGATGAAATCTCGATCGTGCCGTTGAGTTCCTACGGCAAAGCGTATACGCCGCCGGCCGGCAAAGTCGATCCGAGCGTCGATATGAAGACCGCCGTGCGCGAGCAGGTCAACGCATTGAGCGCGGACGACTATTTCAATTTGCTCGCCAAGTTGATGAAGGACAATCCGCCCGCCGCGGCCGACGCACCAATGCTAGCGAAAATGGCCCGGCTGGGGATCGTCCCCGGCCAACCGTTTGACAGCAGCAAACTTGGCCCCGTGGCGAAGGAAGCGTTTTCAAAAGTGCCGAAGCTCGCCAACGAAAAAATCATGCTGTGGCTGAAGGAAGGCATCGTCGCGGGCGACATGAAGCTAGAGCACGGCTGGCTCTTCACCACCAAAACCGGAGAGTACGGCGTCAACTACATTCAGCGGGCATTGATTACCGCCATCGGCCTCGGCGCTAACCGCCCGCAGGACGCAGTGTATCCCACTTCCGAGGGACCGAACGTTCTCAAGTCGTACACCGGCGCGAAGAAATACGTGATGCACTTCCCGAAAGGCCAGCTGCCGCCAGCGCAGGGATTCTGGTCGCTCACGATGTACGATAAGGACTACTTCTTCGTAGAGAACCCCATCAACCGGCAGAGCATCAGCGCGCGACAACCCTTGAAGTCGAACTCCGACGGTTCTGTAGACCTCTACATTCAAAACGAAAGTCCCGGCGCAGAGTTGGAATCGAACTGGCTACCGGCCCCCAAGGATAAGTTCATTCTCATGCTGCGGCTTTATTGGCCGAAAGAAACGCCGCCGTCGATCATCGACGGCTCGTGGGAGGTTCCGGCAGTTAAGGCGGTGGACTGA
- a CDS encoding protocadherin, producing the protein MTSRFALTLVCVAMCLLPTDLTWGRGRGGGGGGGGMSRGGGGGFSGGARPGGGYGGGGYGGGGYRGGGYGGGGAYGGGGARPGPSNFGGGQIPSPGRLANPGGGGLQNRGGANFGAAGERAGGGAAGREFGGAGAGAAGNRYSAPSRDQLSSFLGLPSDEGMQGRSAGTNRSASQLPAGDGGAFDVNKGTAEGPRGGEAAGISVTGPRGNTAGRAVAEGPRGGVAAAGGVKGAGGAEAGRAVGVGPGGQVAAVGGVRGPEGGAAVRGATAGPRGAAAGFARVTPSGRYVAGAAVRTNFSHWGVYGRGWYAQYPGAWFAAGWAAGAVWNACTWDSASAYCGYSDVPPTYYDYGNNVTYEDGNVYVNGDDAGTSEQYYDQADQIAAAGAAASASPDGDWLPLGVFAFMKPDQTNSDISIQLAVNKEGVIRGNYTDSATKQNQVVQGSIDKKTQRVAFTVGDNKTNVIETGLYNLTKDEAPCLLHLGKNQTEQWLLVRLKQPQQAAADTPAP; encoded by the coding sequence ATGACTTCTCGATTCGCGCTGACTCTGGTTTGCGTCGCGATGTGCCTGCTGCCGACAGATCTTACGTGGGGGCGCGGCCGCGGCGGAGGCGGTGGTGGCGGCGGTATGAGTCGCGGCGGAGGCGGCGGCTTCTCCGGCGGAGCGCGGCCTGGCGGCGGGTACGGCGGAGGAGGTTATGGCGGCGGCGGATATCGTGGCGGCGGTTACGGCGGCGGTGGCGCGTACGGTGGAGGCGGAGCGCGACCTGGCCCGTCAAATTTTGGCGGCGGGCAGATCCCCTCGCCGGGGCGACTCGCAAATCCAGGTGGAGGTGGCTTACAGAACCGCGGGGGCGCGAACTTTGGCGCCGCGGGCGAGCGCGCGGGTGGGGGCGCGGCGGGCCGAGAATTTGGCGGAGCCGGCGCTGGCGCCGCGGGCAATCGATACTCCGCGCCGAGCCGCGATCAGCTCAGCAGTTTCTTGGGACTGCCGTCCGATGAAGGCATGCAAGGGCGAAGCGCCGGCACGAACCGTTCTGCGAGTCAGCTTCCCGCGGGAGACGGCGGCGCGTTCGATGTGAACAAGGGAACTGCGGAGGGACCTCGCGGCGGCGAAGCGGCGGGGATCTCGGTCACCGGGCCGCGCGGGAATACGGCTGGTCGCGCCGTCGCTGAAGGACCGCGCGGCGGCGTCGCCGCGGCAGGTGGCGTGAAAGGAGCCGGCGGCGCGGAGGCAGGGCGTGCGGTGGGCGTCGGCCCCGGCGGCCAAGTCGCTGCCGTCGGCGGCGTGCGCGGTCCTGAAGGGGGAGCCGCCGTTCGCGGAGCGACCGCCGGACCGCGCGGCGCAGCGGCAGGGTTTGCGCGCGTCACGCCGTCGGGTCGATATGTGGCCGGGGCCGCAGTGAGAACCAACTTCTCGCACTGGGGCGTCTACGGGCGGGGCTGGTACGCTCAGTATCCCGGCGCCTGGTTCGCCGCCGGTTGGGCGGCGGGCGCTGTGTGGAACGCCTGCACCTGGGACTCGGCGTCGGCCTACTGCGGTTACTCCGACGTGCCGCCTACGTACTACGACTACGGTAACAACGTCACCTACGAGGACGGCAACGTCTACGTCAACGGCGATGACGCCGGCACGTCTGAGCAGTACTACGATCAGGCCGATCAGATTGCCGCAGCGGGCGCCGCGGCAAGTGCCTCCCCTGACGGAGACTGGCTTCCGTTAGGCGTCTTCGCCTTCATGAAGCCCGACCAAACCAATTCCGACATCAGCATTCAGCTGGCAGTGAATAAGGAGGGCGTCATCCGCGGAAATTACACCGATTCAGCGACCAAGCAGAATCAAGTCGTCCAAGGTTCGATTGACAAGAAGACGCAACGGGTCGCCTTCACCGTCGGCGACAACAAAACGAACGTGATTGAGACTGGGCTTTATAACCTTACAAAGGATGAAGCGCCCTGCTTGCTTCACCTTGGTAAAAATCAGACCGAGCAGTGGTTGCTTGTGAGGCTCAAGCAACCGCAGCAAGCCGCCGCTGATACTCCGGCCCCCTAA
- a CDS encoding efflux RND transporter permease subunit: MFMAKFFINRPIFAAVISVIITLAGAIAVTGLPVAQYPEITPPTVQVSCFYPGASSQVVAETVAAPIEQQVIGVENMLYMSSQSTNDGGYNLTATFAVGTNLDMAQVLVQNRVNLALPTLPSEVKQTGVSVKKKSPSILLVVNLISPKGTYDQLYLSNYATINLRDELAQITGVGDVTFLGQLDYSMRAWLDPDKVAARNLSASDIVAALREQNVQVAAGALGRPPIPTGQAFQYTLSTLGRLTTPEEFGEIVVKTGGSGETTRLRDLVTDVRTDDAGVEFGGIQLGAKVEDTSCRLDGQPSVGLAIFQQPGSNALDTADAIRARMTELKRSFPPDVDYAIVYDTTPFINESIHEVFKALRDAIILVAVVVLAFLQSWRATLIPLIAVPVAIIGTFAVMMGLGFSINNLSLFGLVLAIGIVVDDAIVVVEAVEHHIAHGLAPKAAAEKAMDEVTGPIIAISLVLMCVFIPCAFISGITGQFFRQFALTIAVSTFFSAVNSLTLSPALCALLLKSKSETPDSLTRLLNLGLGWFFKLFNLGFTKASDVYGRVVGMLLRGSVVVLAVYGGLLYFTYIGFTSVPTGFIPNQDKGYLLVDVRLPDSASLERTMAVMNQVEAIARGVTSSAADASPDEAAPNQVSLVNHEASDESHAQASGGIPGIAHTIAISGQSIVQNAIGSNYGTVYVILDDFHHRHGAELNADAVAAKLRAACYREIQEANVAVFGAPPVDGLGSAGGFKLMVRDLSALGFEPLQEAADGLAAAGNQQPGLVGLFSAFRARTPQMFVDVDRVRCKAMGVQLNEVFLTLQLYLGGYYTNDFNQFGRTWQVNLQGDPKFRLSPEQVRQLKVRNLNGEMVPIGSVASIQEIAGPALVVRYNGKTAAAINGGSLPGVSSGTVISTMNQLGVQELPQGMDFQWTELTLLQILAGNTAMIVFALAVVLVFLVLAAQYESLTLPFAVILVVPMCLLCSVIGVALAGMDMNIFVQIGLVVLVGLASKNAILIVEFAKEKSAQGASPRDATIEACRLRLRPIIMTSLAFILGVVPLAIAVGAGAEMRRALGLAVFSGMLGVTLFGIFLTPVFYYVLARRARRPMIATN; the protein is encoded by the coding sequence GTTCGCAGGTGGTCGCCGAGACGGTGGCCGCGCCGATCGAGCAGCAGGTGATCGGCGTCGAAAACATGCTCTACATGAGTTCGCAGTCGACGAACGACGGCGGCTACAACCTAACGGCAACGTTCGCCGTCGGCACGAATCTCGACATGGCGCAGGTGCTGGTGCAGAACCGCGTGAACCTCGCGTTGCCGACGCTGCCGTCTGAGGTGAAGCAGACAGGAGTAAGCGTCAAAAAGAAGTCGCCGAGCATTTTGCTCGTGGTGAATCTTATCTCGCCAAAGGGAACTTACGATCAGCTCTATTTGAGCAACTATGCGACGATCAACCTGCGCGACGAACTCGCACAGATCACCGGCGTCGGCGACGTCACCTTCCTCGGTCAGCTCGATTACAGCATGCGGGCGTGGCTTGATCCAGATAAAGTCGCCGCCCGCAATCTCTCGGCAAGCGACATCGTCGCGGCCCTCCGCGAGCAAAACGTCCAAGTCGCCGCCGGCGCCCTGGGCCGTCCGCCGATTCCAACCGGGCAGGCGTTTCAGTACACGCTTTCGACGCTCGGGCGCCTAACGACGCCGGAAGAGTTCGGCGAGATCGTCGTGAAGACCGGCGGCAGCGGCGAGACGACGCGTCTGCGCGATCTGGTGACCGACGTTCGCACCGACGACGCGGGCGTGGAATTCGGCGGCATTCAGCTTGGCGCCAAGGTCGAAGACACCTCTTGCCGACTCGACGGCCAGCCTTCGGTCGGCTTGGCGATCTTCCAACAGCCGGGCTCGAACGCCCTCGACACGGCCGACGCCATTCGCGCCCGGATGACGGAGCTGAAGCGGAGCTTTCCGCCCGACGTCGACTATGCGATCGTTTACGACACGACGCCGTTCATCAACGAGTCGATCCACGAGGTTTTCAAGGCGCTCCGCGACGCCATCATTCTCGTCGCGGTGGTTGTGCTGGCATTCCTGCAGTCGTGGCGAGCGACGCTCATCCCGCTCATCGCCGTGCCAGTCGCGATCATCGGCACGTTCGCCGTGATGATGGGGCTAGGGTTCAGCATCAACAACCTATCGCTCTTCGGGCTCGTGCTGGCGATTGGCATCGTCGTCGACGATGCGATCGTCGTCGTCGAGGCGGTCGAGCATCACATCGCCCACGGCCTCGCGCCAAAAGCGGCGGCAGAGAAAGCGATGGACGAGGTCACCGGACCGATCATCGCCATTTCGCTCGTGCTGATGTGCGTCTTCATTCCCTGTGCGTTTATCTCCGGCATTACTGGCCAGTTTTTCCGACAGTTTGCCCTCACGATCGCGGTGTCAACGTTTTTCTCGGCGGTGAACTCGCTGACGCTTAGCCCGGCTCTTTGTGCGTTGCTGCTCAAATCAAAAAGCGAAACGCCCGATTCGCTCACGCGCCTGCTGAACCTGGGCCTGGGGTGGTTCTTCAAACTCTTTAACCTAGGCTTCACGAAGGCATCGGACGTCTACGGCCGCGTCGTCGGCATGCTCCTTCGCGGCAGCGTCGTCGTGCTGGCCGTGTACGGCGGGCTGCTCTACTTCACCTACATCGGCTTCACCAGCGTGCCGACTGGGTTCATCCCGAACCAGGACAAAGGCTACCTGCTCGTCGATGTGCGGCTGCCCGATTCGGCGTCGCTCGAACGGACGATGGCCGTCATGAACCAAGTCGAGGCGATTGCCCGCGGCGTTACGTCATCGGCGGCGGACGCGTCGCCTGACGAAGCCGCGCCAAACCAAGTCTCTCTGGTTAACCACGAAGCCTCAGACGAATCGCACGCCCAGGCCAGCGGCGGTATCCCCGGCATCGCCCACACCATCGCCATCTCTGGCCAGTCGATCGTCCAGAACGCCATCGGCTCGAACTACGGCACCGTCTACGTTATCCTCGACGACTTCCACCATCGCCATGGCGCCGAGCTCAACGCCGACGCCGTCGCCGCGAAGCTCCGCGCCGCCTGTTACCGAGAGATTCAAGAAGCGAACGTCGCCGTCTTCGGCGCCCCGCCGGTCGACGGCCTCGGCAGCGCGGGCGGATTCAAGTTGATGGTCCGCGATCTGAGCGCGCTCGGTTTTGAACCGCTCCAAGAAGCGGCCGACGGGCTCGCCGCCGCCGGCAACCAACAACCAGGACTCGTCGGCCTATTCAGCGCCTTTCGCGCCCGCACGCCGCAGATGTTCGTCGACGTCGACCGCGTCCGCTGCAAAGCGATGGGCGTCCAACTCAACGAGGTCTTCCTCACGCTGCAACTCTACCTGGGCGGCTACTACACGAACGACTTCAATCAGTTCGGCCGCACTTGGCAAGTGAACCTGCAAGGCGATCCGAAGTTTCGCCTCAGCCCCGAGCAGGTCCGTCAACTAAAAGTGCGCAACCTGAACGGCGAAATGGTTCCGATCGGCAGCGTCGCCAGTATCCAGGAGATCGCCGGCCCTGCGCTCGTCGTTCGCTACAACGGCAAGACCGCCGCCGCGATCAACGGCGGCTCGCTTCCCGGCGTTAGTTCCGGCACGGTCATCAGCACGATGAACCAGCTTGGCGTTCAAGAACTGCCGCAGGGCATGGACTTCCAATGGACCGAACTAACGCTCCTGCAGATCCTCGCCGGCAATACGGCCATGATCGTGTTCGCGTTGGCGGTGGTGCTGGTGTTCCTCGTCCTAGCGGCGCAGTATGAAAGCCTGACGCTCCCCTTCGCGGTGATCCTCGTCGTGCCAATGTGTTTGCTGTGCTCGGTGATCGGCGTCGCTCTCGCGGGGATGGACATGAATATCTTCGTGCAGATTGGCCTGGTCGTCCTGGTGGGCCTCGCCAGCAAGAACGCGATCCTCATCGTCGAGTTCGCCAAAGAGAAATCGGCCCAGGGCGCCTCGCCGCGCGACGCGACGATTGAAGCCTGCCGTCTCCGCCTGCGGCCGATCATCATGACCTCGCTTGCGTTCATTCTTGGCGTCGTGCCGCTCGCCATCGCCGTCGGGGCCGGCGCGGAAATGCGCCGCGCACTTGGCCTCGCCGTCTTCTCCGGCATGCTCGGCGTCACGCTCTTTGGCATCTTCCTGACGCCGGTCTTCTACTATGTCTTAGCCCGCCGAGCGCGGCGGCCGATGATAGCGACCAACTGA
- a CDS encoding ATP-binding protein, which yields MPSLSSTPALKESLTAAVAFMETYRRLDERRRGVAQLQGAANDAAARLPLCDGSLDQIRLLKVPSIETTDVFDESLREIQGTFNQLQKQRASCQTNSQGVRQELEALELAESVPTEEDLQAARAVRDRGIRMAVQALNGQEIDPTASAAFVNDVAEGDDVASALEPSVRHSDALVDRLRRESARVAKKSALLAQLHALEGEAETLDHEIMEADARQARWQAEWNQSWRGANIIPMTPSEMRVWLRNHTQLLTLADESAAAAALLAADEKSIDAMHSSLSAELLACDIQPPQGTPFDSLQALARARVDEVEFLHQERCRREAEKTRLEAEVADAIRDAEAAQAELIAWKNEWSVALVPLQLDAEAVPEQAEAVLANLDELFRNLDSTHGYKSRIFGIDKTAKEFAQAAEELCAAIAPDLSAAPVEHVAATLNARLASAKESLQQSKSLEEQLLAERRKLSEAESDLRASRAVLQTLLQEAACESLADLPAAIANAAAKARLQASLQDIESQLLPFCAGKTLDEFNADAESEDADRLESAIDDLETEIASLREQRDEAIKSIVNFTGKLQQFAGAAAAAEKADERQFLLRQLEDDVREYAIASVAGRLLRLAVERYREKSQGPVLAVASTYFAKLTCGAFKALRSDYDDAGQEVLIGVRENGMALAVEAMSEGTRDQLYLALRLGTLEHWFERHEPIPFVVDDVLLTFDDKRASAAVEALLELSKRTQVLLFTHHSHVAKLASDVAASAAEDTQCKILSGWNRST from the coding sequence ATGCCGTCGTTGTCTTCGACGCCTGCCTTGAAAGAGTCGCTGACAGCGGCAGTGGCGTTCATGGAAACCTACCGTCGCTTGGACGAGCGACGTCGGGGAGTCGCGCAGTTGCAAGGCGCTGCGAACGATGCAGCAGCCCGACTCCCTCTGTGCGATGGCTCGCTCGATCAAATTCGCTTGCTCAAGGTTCCCAGCATCGAGACGACCGACGTTTTCGACGAATCGCTGAGAGAGATTCAAGGAACCTTCAATCAGTTGCAGAAGCAGAGAGCTTCCTGCCAAACCAATTCACAAGGCGTGCGCCAAGAGTTAGAGGCCCTTGAGCTGGCCGAATCTGTGCCAACAGAAGAAGACTTGCAAGCGGCGCGAGCCGTTCGTGATCGCGGCATTCGCATGGCGGTGCAGGCGCTGAACGGGCAGGAAATCGATCCGACTGCGAGCGCCGCCTTCGTCAACGACGTCGCCGAGGGCGACGACGTCGCGTCAGCGCTGGAACCGAGCGTTCGCCACTCCGACGCCCTCGTTGACCGCCTGCGTCGCGAGTCGGCGCGAGTCGCGAAGAAATCCGCCTTGCTGGCGCAACTCCACGCTCTGGAGGGAGAGGCCGAAACGCTCGACCACGAGATCATGGAGGCCGATGCACGGCAAGCTCGCTGGCAAGCGGAGTGGAACCAAAGTTGGCGCGGAGCGAACATCATCCCGATGACGCCGAGCGAGATGCGGGTTTGGCTTCGCAATCATACCCAACTATTGACTCTCGCGGATGAGTCGGCCGCTGCAGCTGCCTTGCTGGCAGCGGACGAGAAGTCCATCGACGCCATGCACTCGAGCCTCTCAGCCGAACTGCTTGCCTGCGACATTCAACCGCCGCAGGGAACTCCGTTTGATTCGCTCCAGGCGCTCGCGCGAGCCCGCGTCGACGAGGTCGAGTTCTTGCACCAAGAACGTTGCCGTCGCGAAGCGGAAAAAACGCGACTTGAAGCGGAAGTTGCCGACGCCATCCGCGACGCCGAAGCCGCTCAAGCCGAACTGATCGCATGGAAAAATGAATGGAGCGTCGCTCTTGTCCCTCTGCAACTCGATGCCGAGGCGGTTCCTGAGCAGGCAGAAGCGGTCCTCGCAAATCTTGATGAGCTGTTCCGCAATTTAGACAGCACCCACGGTTATAAGTCGCGGATATTCGGAATTGACAAAACCGCCAAAGAGTTCGCTCAAGCTGCCGAAGAACTCTGCGCGGCGATTGCCCCAGACCTGTCAGCGGCCCCTGTCGAGCACGTTGCGGCGACCCTCAACGCTCGCCTGGCCTCGGCAAAAGAGTCGCTGCAGCAAAGCAAGTCGTTGGAGGAGCAGTTGCTTGCCGAGCGGCGGAAGCTGAGCGAGGCGGAAAGCGACTTGAGGGCTTCGCGAGCGGTGCTTCAGACGCTACTCCAAGAGGCGGCGTGCGAATCGCTCGCGGACTTGCCCGCCGCCATCGCGAACGCCGCCGCGAAAGCCCGCTTACAAGCGAGTTTACAGGATATTGAAAGCCAACTGCTCCCATTCTGCGCCGGCAAGACGCTCGACGAGTTTAACGCCGATGCGGAGTCCGAGGACGCCGATCGGTTGGAGTCGGCGATTGACGACCTGGAGACGGAGATCGCTTCGCTACGCGAGCAACGCGACGAAGCGATCAAGTCGATCGTGAACTTTACTGGAAAACTTCAGCAGTTTGCCGGCGCCGCGGCGGCTGCGGAGAAGGCCGACGAACGGCAGTTCCTGTTACGACAACTGGAGGACGATGTGCGAGAGTACGCCATCGCCTCTGTTGCCGGTCGCCTGCTTCGTCTCGCCGTGGAAAGGTACCGAGAGAAGTCTCAAGGGCCTGTCCTCGCAGTAGCTTCAACGTACTTTGCAAAGCTGACGTGCGGTGCGTTCAAAGCTCTCCGTTCAGACTACGACGACGCCGGCCAGGAGGTGTTGATCGGCGTGCGTGAGAATGGCATGGCGCTCGCTGTAGAAGCGATGAGCGAAGGGACGCGCGATCAACTCTATCTGGCGCTGCGATTGGGGACGCTAGAACACTGGTTTGAGCGGCACGAGCCAATCCCTTTCGTCGTCGACGACGTCCTGCTGACCTTTGACGACAAGCGCGCCAGCGCAGCGGTTGAAGCATTGCTGGAGCTTTCAAAAAGGACTCAGGTGTTGCTCTTCACCCACCACAGCCATGTGGCGAAGCTAGCCAGCGACGTAGCCGCATCCGCTGCCGAAGACACGCAATGCAAGATCCTAAGTGGATGGAATCGTTCGACCTAA
- a CDS encoding metallophosphoesterase family protein, producing MLTFLHAADIHLDSPLRGLDRYEGAPVEEIRIASRRAFENLVEYAIRERVAFVVLAGDLYDGDWKDFDTGLFFVEQMSRLRKADIHVFGVLGNHDAASKITRSLRLPANVHIFSTSAPSTQRIEKLNVAIHGQSFASQCTAVDLARSYPAAVPGWFNIGVLHTSMSGREGHGSYAPCSEACLRESGYDYWALGHVHQREVLPGRPTIAFPGNIQGRHIRESGPKGCLRVLVDDQNKATVEFVPLDVLRWTTATVPLDGAEAKSEVLERVDDALRRVVEASENRLTAVRIVLTGTTPLAADIAANSRQWNADVRATAIDVDAEKLWVEKVKHEVSMPVQQSLAEGDDSPLAEVAAIVARLTASENAASELGIDLAELERKLPVDIKETILAADPHWWREILADAEAKLLAELKG from the coding sequence ATGCTCACTTTCCTTCACGCCGCCGACATCCACCTCGATAGCCCCCTGAGAGGGCTTGATCGTTATGAAGGCGCGCCCGTTGAAGAGATCCGCATCGCTAGTCGAAGAGCGTTTGAGAATCTGGTTGAGTATGCGATCCGCGAGCGAGTCGCTTTCGTCGTTCTGGCAGGCGATTTATACGACGGAGACTGGAAAGACTTCGACACGGGACTATTCTTCGTCGAGCAGATGAGCCGACTGCGAAAAGCCGACATCCATGTGTTCGGCGTGCTAGGGAATCACGACGCGGCGAGCAAGATTACTCGCAGCCTTCGGCTTCCTGCCAATGTTCACATCTTTTCGACGAGCGCTCCCTCCACGCAGCGTATCGAGAAGCTGAACGTTGCTATTCACGGCCAAAGTTTTGCCAGCCAATGCACGGCCGTTGATTTGGCGAGGAGCTATCCCGCCGCCGTCCCCGGATGGTTCAACATCGGAGTTCTGCACACCAGCATGAGCGGCCGCGAAGGGCACGGGAGCTACGCGCCCTGCTCGGAAGCTTGCTTGCGGGAGAGCGGCTACGACTACTGGGCGCTCGGACATGTGCACCAACGCGAAGTGCTGCCAGGAAGGCCGACGATTGCGTTTCCCGGCAACATCCAAGGCCGGCACATCAGAGAATCTGGCCCGAAGGGCTGCCTCCGCGTCTTGGTGGACGATCAGAACAAGGCGACCGTGGAGTTCGTGCCATTAGATGTCCTGCGGTGGACGACGGCGACGGTGCCGCTGGATGGAGCGGAAGCGAAAAGCGAGGTTTTAGAACGCGTCGACGACGCCTTGCGTCGCGTCGTGGAAGCTTCCGAGAATCGTTTGACGGCGGTCCGCATCGTGTTGACCGGCACAACGCCGCTCGCCGCGGATATTGCGGCCAATTCTCGCCAGTGGAACGCCGACGTTCGTGCGACGGCCATCGACGTTGACGCAGAGAAGCTGTGGGTCGAAAAGGTGAAGCACGAAGTCTCGATGCCCGTGCAACAAAGCTTAGCCGAGGGCGACGATTCTCCTCTCGCCGAGGTGGCTGCCATCGTTGCGCGGTTGACGGCGTCGGAGAACGCGGCCAGCGAACTCGGCATCGACTTGGCTGAGCTTGAACGCAAGCTTCCAGTGGATATCAAAGAAACGATTCTCGCCGCCGATCCCCACTGGTGGCGCGAAATCCTGGCGGATGCGGAAGCCAAGCTGCTTGCCGAGTTGAAGGGTTAA
- a CDS encoding YybH family protein encodes MNFRTVAVAASLVACSTISQLARAQQPQASGAAAPAAKAVDENVAAIQKTADAFTDAFNRGDAKAIAALWTANGEYVDESGNEHAGQAAIESCYADFFKANPGASLALAIDSVRFVSPTVAIEDGHTVLTLPPAGESTSSDYSVVHTKVDGRWLMASVREARTDGGTAHEHIADMQWLIGSWTAEEGGVTTKSECKWIGDKSFVERKYTTKAADGVETSGVQIIGWNAQAGHVQSWNFGADGSFAVGVWTPTEGGWQASVSGVTVDGATTSAINRLQRLDDNAYSWQSVDRSLDATSLPDSDEVIVRRNVKK; translated from the coding sequence ATGAATTTCCGGACCGTAGCCGTAGCCGCTTCGCTTGTCGCGTGCTCAACAATTTCGCAGTTGGCTCGAGCGCAGCAACCGCAGGCGAGCGGCGCGGCAGCCCCGGCGGCAAAAGCCGTCGACGAAAACGTGGCGGCGATCCAAAAGACGGCGGACGCGTTTACCGACGCATTCAATCGCGGCGATGCGAAGGCGATCGCAGCACTCTGGACGGCCAACGGCGAGTACGTCGACGAATCGGGGAACGAGCACGCCGGCCAAGCGGCGATCGAAAGCTGCTACGCCGATTTCTTCAAGGCGAATCCTGGCGCTTCGCTCGCGCTGGCGATCGACTCGGTGCGGTTCGTCAGTCCGACGGTAGCCATCGAAGATGGGCATACAGTCCTGACGCTCCCTCCTGCGGGCGAATCGACGAGTAGCGACTACTCGGTCGTCCACACCAAAGTCGACGGACGTTGGTTAATGGCCTCCGTGCGCGAGGCGCGTACGGACGGCGGCACGGCTCACGAGCACATCGCCGATATGCAGTGGCTGATCGGTTCGTGGACCGCCGAAGAAGGAGGCGTGACGACGAAGTCTGAATGCAAGTGGATCGGCGACAAGAGCTTCGTGGAGAGAAAGTACACGACGAAGGCTGCCGACGGCGTCGAGACCAGCGGCGTGCAAATCATCGGCTGGAACGCTCAAGCGGGGCATGTTCAGTCGTGGAACTTTGGCGCCGACGGTTCGTTCGCCGTCGGAGTCTGGACGCCGACCGAAGGAGGCTGGCAAGCGTCAGTCAGCGGCGTCACGGTCGATGGCGCCACGACGTCAGCCATCAATCGACTGCAGCGACTCGACGACAACGCATACTCTTGGCAATCGGTCGATCGTTCGCTCGACGCAACTTCGCTGCCAGACAGCGACGAAGTGATTGTGCGTCGCAACGTAAAAAAGTGA